Proteins co-encoded in one Ornithorhynchus anatinus isolate Pmale09 chromosome 14, mOrnAna1.pri.v4, whole genome shotgun sequence genomic window:
- the DYRK2 gene encoding dual specificity tyrosine-phosphorylation-regulated kinase 2 translates to MTDHLHVGGHGQIQVQQLFEDGSNKRAVLTAQPNGLTPVGKPGPPTAPADRQPDGAHRRQGSAGSLKSLEGGGRPKPAALTPEQAVKQYLQKLTAFEQHEIAAYPEIYFLGPNAKKRLGAAGGPNNGGYDDDQGSYVQVPHDHVAYRYEVLKVIGKGSFGQVVKAFDHKAQHHVALKMVRNEKRFHRQAAEEIRILEHLRKQDRDNSMNVIHMLESFTFRNHICMTFELLSMNLYELIKKNKFQGFSLPLVRKFAHSILQCLEALHRNRIIHCDLKPENILLKQQGRSGIKVIDFGSSCYEHQRVYTYIQSRFYRAPEVILGARYGMPIDMWSLGCILAELLTGYPLLPGEDEGDQLACMIELLGMPAPKLLDASKRAKNFVSSKGYPRYCAVTTLSDGSVVLNGGRSRRGKLRGPPESRDWAKALKGCDDPLFLDFLKQCLEWDPALRLSPGQALRHPWLRRRLPKPPTADKPVARRAPETTGAITSISKLPPPSGSAKLRTSLAQMTDANGNIQQRTVLPKLVS, encoded by the coding sequence ATGACCGACCACCTGCACGTCGGCGGTCACGGACAGATCCAGGTCCAGCAGCTCTTCGAAGACGGCAGTAACAAGCGGGCGGTCCTGACGGCCCAACCCAACGGGCTGACGCCCGTCGGGAAGCCCGGCCCGCCCACGGCGCCCGCGGACCGGCAGCCGGACGGTGCCCACAGGCGGCAGGGGAGCGCCGGGTCCCTCAAGTCGCTggagggcggcgggcggcccAAGCCCGCGGCCCTGACCCCGGAGCAGGCCGTGAAGCAGTACCTGCAGAAGTTGACGGCCTTCGAGCAGCACGAGATCGCCGCCTACCCCGAGATCTACTTCCTGGGGCCCAACGCCAAGAAGAGGCTGGGCGCGGCGGGGGGCCCCAACAACGGGGGCTACGACGACGACCAGGGCTCCTACGTGCAGGTCCCCCACGACCACGTGGCCTACCGCTACGAGGTCCTCAAGGTGATCGGCAAAGGCAGCTTCGGCCAGGTGGTGAAGGCCTTCGACCACAAGGCCCAGCACCACGTGGCCCTGAAGATGGTGCGGAACGAGAAGCGGTTCCACCGGCAGGCCGCCGAGGAGATCCGCATCCTGGAGCACCTCCGCAAGCAGGACCGGGACAACAGCATGAACGTCATCCACATGCTGGAGAGCTTCACCTTCCGCAACCACATCTGCATGACCTTCGAGCTGCTGAGCATGAACCTCTACGAGCTGATCAAGAAGAACAAGTTCCAAGGGTTCAGCCTGCCGCTGGTCCGCAAGTTCGCCCACTCGATCCTCCAGTGCCTGGAGGCCCTGCACCGCAACCGGATCATCCACTGCGACCTGAAGCCGGAGAACATCCTGCTCAAGCAGCAGGGCCGCAGCGGCATCAAGGTGATCGACTTCGGCTCCAGTTGCTACGAGCACCAGCGCGTCTACACCTACATCCAGTCGCGGTTCTACCGGGCCCCGGAGGTCATCCTGGGGGCCCGCTACGGGATGCCCATCGACATGTGGAGCCTGGGCTGCATCCTGGCCGAGCTCCTCACCGGCTACCCGCTCCTGCCGGGCGAGGACGAGGGGGACCAGCTGGCCTGCATGATCGAGCTGCTGGGGATGCCCGCCCCCAAGCTGCTGGACGCCTCCAAGCGGGCCAAGAACTTCGTCAGCTCCAAGGGCTACCCCCGCTACTGCGCCGTGACCACCCTGTCCGACGGGTCGGTGGTCCTCAACGGGGGCCGGTCGCGCAGGGGGAAGCTCCGGGGGCCCCCGGAGAGCCGGGACTGGGCCAAGGCGCTCAAGGGCTGCGACGACCCCCTCTTCCTCGACTTCTTGAAACAGTGTCTGGAGTGGGACCCTGCCTTGCGTCTGAGCCCGGGGCAGGCCCTGCGCCACCCCTGGCTGAGGCGGCGCCTGCCCAAGCCCCCCACGGCGGACAAGCCCGTGGCCCGGCGGGCCCCCGAGACCACCGGTGCTATCACTTCCATTTCCAAGTTACCTCCCCCCTCCGGCTCCGCCAAGCTGAGGACTAGCCTGGCGCAGATGACCGACGCCAACGGCAACATTCAGCAGAGGACGGTCTTGCCCAAACTGGTCAGCTGA